CCTGCGCAAGCTCGAACTGGGCACGAAGCAGCTCCCGCTGCCGCCCGAGCCCCGGATCGAGACCGCCAGCCACATGATGATCGCCAACCCGTTCCGGCCCGGGCAGGGCCTCTCGAAGATGTTCTCCACACACCCGCCGATGGCGGACCGCATCGCCCGGCTCGAGAAGATGGCAGGTGGCAACCAGTGAAGACCATCCTGAACGTCATATGGCTCGTCTTCAGCGGCTTCTGGCTGTTCCTCGCCTACATGCTCGCGGGCCTGCTCCTCTGCATCACGATCATCGGCATCCCGTTCGGCATCGCGGCGTTCCGCATCGGCGTCTACGCCCTGTGGCCCTTCGGGTACACGACGGTCGAGCGCCGGGACGCGGGCGCCCCCTCCTGCGTCGGCAACGTGCTGTGGCTGGTGCTCGCGGGCTGGTGGCTGACCCTCGGCCACATCGCCACCGGCATCGCCCTGTGCGTCACGATCATCGGCATCCCGCTGGGCATCGCCAACTTCAAGCTCATCCCGGTCTCGCTGCTCCCCCTGGGCCGCGACATCGTGCGGACGGACGAGCCGTTCGCGGTGCGCTGACTCCGCGCCCAGGCAGCCCGGTTTCCACAATCGGGCGGTTGTCCACAGGCCCGCCCGGCTTCCGGCGCCGGCCTGCATGATGAACCCATGGCCGCGACCGAGCAGTTGCCGACCCGAGTGACCTGCCACGCGCCACACCCCGTGATCAGCGCAACCGGCGGGCATCCCAGGGACGTCCTCCCCAGCAAGACGGCGTGACCGCGCGCGGCAAGGACGACGCACACGGGACGCCCGACGTACGACGCACGAGCACGGCCTGCCGGGAGCAAGATCACACGGCCGGGACAGTGCGGGCACAGCGTGAAAGGGCAGGTTCACGGCATGACCATCATCAGCTGGATCATCCTGGGACTGTTGGCCGGAGCCATCGCGAAGTTCCTGCTGCCGGGGCGCGACCCGGGCGGCCTCATCGGCACGACCCTGATCGGCATCGCGGGCGCGTTCATCGGCGGCTGGATATCGGCCCGCTGGATGGACCACCCGATCACCAAGGACTTCTACGACGGCGCCACCTGGGCCGCGGCGATCGGCGGATCGCTCGTCCTCCTGATCGCCTACCGCCTCCTGTTCGGCCACTCGCGCGATTGACCGCGCGCACGGACCGCAGCCAGCAGGCGAGAAGGGTGGGCACCGACAGGCGCCCACCCTTCCTCGTACCCGTGCAGAGCGTGGAACCCAGGGGACCCGAACGGTCCTACCGGTAGTTCACGAACTGCATCGCGAAGTCGAAGTCCTTGCCCTTCAGCAGGGCGATGACGGCCTGCAGATCGTCACGGCTCTTGGAGCTGACCCGCAGTTCCTCGCCCTGCACCTGCGCCTTCACGCCCTTCGGGCCCTCGTCGCGGATGGTCTTCGCCACCTTCTTCGCGTTCTCCTGGGAGATGCCCTCCTTGATGGACGCGAAGATCTTGTACTCCTTGCCGGAGAGCTGGGGCTCACCCGCGTCCAGAGCCTTCAGCGAGATGCCGCGCTTGATCAGCTTGGACTGGAAGACGTCGAGGACAGCCTTCACCCGCTCCTCGGAGTTCGCCTCCATGAGGATCTTCTCGCCGGACCACGCGATCGAGGCGCCCACGCCCTTGAAGTCGTAGCGCTGCGAGATCTCCTTGGCGGCCTGGTTGAGGGCGTTGTCGACCTCCTGCCGCTCGACCTTCGAGACGATGTCGAAACTGGAGTCGGCCATGTCCTGTGGCTCCTTGTATCGGGGTGCGTGTCGTGCGTACCGGCGTACGTGGCGGCCGCAGGGCCCGTTCAGGTCCCTGGCCGCATCCGGACAAGCCTAGCCACCCCCCGCCCTCCGGGCGCCGATCAATCGGGTGGCGAAGCACCCCTCCACATCGGGTATTGTTTACGTCGTTGCCACGGAGCGCCGCCGAAAAGCGGCTCGCCGGGCAGCTACCCCGGCGGTGTGCCCGAGCGGCCAAAGGGAGCAGACTGTAAATCTGCCGGCTCAGCCTTCCCAGGTTCGAATCCTGGCGCCGCCACACGGGAAACGAAAGGCCCGTGACCTGCGATTCTTCGCAGGTCACGGGCCTTTCGTCATGGGGCCGAGAGATCAGCCCGCGAGCTTGAACTCGGTGGACTCCGCAGCGTGACGGAGATCACCGGTTCCAGGACCCCGGCCTCGAAGGTCACGTCAGCCGCGGGCAGTTGTGTCTCAAGATGCTGCAGGGTGCGCGGGCCGATGAGGGCCGAGGTCACCGAGGAGTGGTTGAGGACGAACGCGATGGCCGGATCGACCAGCGTCATGCCGGCGTCCTCGGCCACCTGCGCCAGAGCCTCGGTCGCCGGCGGCCCTTGATCGCGTGGCCGACGATCTCGGACGCGAGGTCGACGAGGGTGACGATCGCACTATCCCCGCGGATCAGCGGAGCCAACCGGCCCGCGCCGGATCAACCCAGCCCAGCCGGCCCGAGCCGAAGTCACACCGCCCGACCCGGCTCCGCCGGCCCCCGGCCCCTGCCCTCACCCCGCCTACGGCGCCGGCGTATACGTGACGGTCGTGTCCGGGCAAGCCTCGGCGAGGCGGGCGAGGGACTCGCGCTCCTCGGTGTCCGCGGTGAGGCTCCAGCGCAGCTTCACGGCCGTCCACTCGACGATGTACCGGCACGTGGCCTTGGTGTTGGACGGCAGCCACTGGGCGGGGTCCTGGTCGGCCTTGCTGCGGTGTGCGGCGGCGGAGACGGCCACCAGGGTGCGCGGGTCCGCGAGGTCGTTGGCGTAGGCCTCGCGGCGGGCGGCCGTCCACTGGGAGGCGCCCGAATCCCAGGCCTCCGGCAGCGGCACCATGTGGTCGACGTCCATGGCCGCGGCCGAGGTCACCTGGCGGGCGTCGTAGTAGGACGACCAGGTGCCGCCCTTCAGCTTGCATCCCGGTCCGGTGGAGGGCGGTTCGACCGCCTCGGTGATCAGCACCTCGTTGCGGGTGTCGCAGCCGTCGTCGGGGTTGGCGCCGGCGTTCCAGTACGTGAAGCTGGTCCGCTCGTAGCCGTCCCGGGACTCGGCGGCCTGGGGCAGGGCGGCGACGGCTTGGTCCAGCGGCAGGGATTTCGCGGCGTGCGCGGGACAGGACAGGGCGAAGGTGCAGGCGGTGCCGAGCAGGGCGGCAGCACAGGCTCGTGCCAGGGAAACGATCACGCGAGCAGCATCGGCGACCGGCGCCACCGGTCCGGTCGGACGCGCACGAAGATCACTCGGCGGTCGTATGCAGAAACGATGCCCCAGCTGTCGGGCGTCAGCCGGAGGTTGACGTCGGCCGCGGCGTCCGCGTGCTCCCACCTGCCCCGGGAGCGGTCTGACCTCCGCTGTCGTGGTCCGGTCCGCAACTTCCCGGTGGCATGGGCTGATCGTCGGCTAGACGCACCGTAGTAGGGCTCGTCCGGCCAAGTGATCTTTGGGTGGGCGGTGCGCTGCGGCTTCTCCGGGGCACGGGGCCACCGATTGACTGAGGCGGGTGCGCGCCCGGCAGTCACTGCCGTACGCGGTCCCTGTTCGAGTCCTGAGGAGCAGTAATGGCGCAGATCACCGACCCGGCCCCGGTCGGCACGTTTCCTCGTCTGGGCTGGGTCGACGACCTGCTGAACCCGGCCCTCCGGTCGGCCGTGGCGGCACTGCCGGCGGCCGAGAGCCGGGTGGCGGGGTACCACCGCGGCTGGTGCGAGGCCGACGGCAGCCCGATGGCGACGGCGTCCCGCACGGGCAAATCGGTCCGCCCGGCCCTGGCCCTGCTGTCCGCCGCGGCGGTCGGCGGCAGCCCGGAACTCGCCGTACCGGGCGCGGTCGCCGTGGAGTTGGTGCACGACTTCACCCTGCTGCACGACGACGTCATCGACGGCGACGCCCTGCGCCGCCACCGTCCCGCCGCCTGGTCCGTGTTCGGCACCCCGGCGGCGGTGCTGACCGGCGACGCCCTGCTCGTGTCGGCGATGCGGGTGCTCGCGGACGTGGCCCAGGCGCGGGCGGCGGAAGCGGTGAAGGAGCTGGTCACGGCCCTGCTGGAGCTGGTCGAGGGACAGAGCCGCGATGTGACGTTCGAGACGGCGCCCAAGGTGTCGGTGGCCCAGTACCTCGCCATGGCGGAGGGCAAGACCGGTTCGCTGATCGGGTGTTCGTGCGCTCTCGGCGGCATCCTGGCCGGAGCGGACGGCGAACGGGTACGAGGACTCCGGGAGTTCGGGCGGCGACTGGGCGTGGCCTTCCAGTGCGCCGACGACATCCTCGGCATCTGGGGCCGCACGGCCCGCAGCGGCAAGCCGGTGGGCGCGGACCTCGCGGCGCGCAAGAAGTCCCTGCCCGTCGTGGCGGCACTGAGCGGCGAGGGCACGGCGGCCGAGCGGCTGCGCACGCTGTACGCCGCCACGCACCCCTTGGACGAGCGGGACGTCGCCCTGGCGCGCGAGCTCGTCGAGGAGGCCGGTGGCCGCGAGGCCGCCGAGCAGGAGGCCCGCCGCCAGGTGTCGGCCGCGCTGCGGGCACTGTCGTGGGCGCGTCCCACCCCCGACACCTACCGGCAATTGCGGGACATCGCCTGGGCGATGACCCACCGGGAGTCCTGACGCCGGCCCCTGCCCGCCCGGCCGAGGACGCCACAAGTACGGCCACTCGGGCAGTCGGGGACAAAAGCCGTGACTTCGGTCCGGGTGGGCCGTTGTCTGTGCGGCGGCCCATGGCCGTGATCCGCGTCCTGGCCGATGGCCACAACCCACCGGCGCGGCCCCGGCCGCGCCGTGGCCGCTCCGAGCGGAACCGATCGTGACGAAACACAGTGGAGCCGTGCAGCAGACCGAGACGAGCACAGCGCCGCCGGGGGACCTTCCCGCCGTGGCCGCCTACGGACTGCGGGTGGTCCGCGGCCGCCACACGGTCCTGCAGGACGTCAGCTTCACCGTCCCCCGGGGCTGCATCGTCGGCCTGCTCGGGCCGAGCGGCTGCGGGAAGACGACACTGCTGCGGTCCGTGGTCGGCGTGCAGCAGACCACGGCGGGCCATGTCCAGGTCCTCGGCTACGCGGCCGGCGCCCCGCAGTTGCGCACCCGCGTCGGCTACGTCACCCAGGCGCCCTCGGTCTACGCGGACCTGACGGTGCTGGAGAACCTGCGCTACTTCGCCGCCGCCCTCGGCATGCGGGGCTGGCGCCGGGAGGACGCGGTGGTCCGGGTGGTGAAGGAGGTCGACCTGGCCTCGTACGCGGACAAGCTGGTCGCACGGCTGTCGGGCGGCCAGTACTCGCGGGTGTCGCTGGCCGTGGCGCTGCTGAACAAGCCGGACCTGCTCGTGATGGACGAGCCGACCGTCGGCCTGGACCCGATGGTGCGCCGGGAGCTGTGGCTGGTGTTCCAGCGGCTGGCCGAGGAGGGCACGACGCTGCTGGTCTCCAGCCATGTCATGGACGAGGCCGACCGCTGCGACCGGCTGCTGCTGATGCGCTCCGGCCGGCTGCTGGCCGGTGCCGACCGGGAGACGCTGCTGGAGCACACCGGCTGCGACGACGTGGAAGAGGCGTTCATGCACCTGGTGCAGGCCGCGACCGAGGCCGAGGAACGCGCCCGGCGGCGGGCCGCGACGCAGAGCCTGCTGCCCGCGCTGCCGGGCCTCCTCGACCAGGGCGGCGCGCCCGAAGCGGAACGGGCCTACTTCGCCGCGGACACGGCGCGGTGAGCGGCCTCGGACTGGCCGAGCGGCTGCCTTTCTCGCCGACGATCACCGGCGCGACCGCGGTCCGGGTGCTCCAGCAGGTCTCCCGCGA
This genomic stretch from Streptomyces sp. Go-475 harbors:
- a CDS encoding YccF domain-containing protein — translated: MKTILNVIWLVFSGFWLFLAYMLAGLLLCITIIGIPFGIAAFRIGVYALWPFGYTTVERRDAGAPSCVGNVLWLVLAGWWLTLGHIATGIALCVTIIGIPLGIANFKLIPVSLLPLGRDIVRTDEPFAVR
- a CDS encoding ABC transporter ATP-binding protein; protein product: MQQTETSTAPPGDLPAVAAYGLRVVRGRHTVLQDVSFTVPRGCIVGLLGPSGCGKTTLLRSVVGVQQTTAGHVQVLGYAAGAPQLRTRVGYVTQAPSVYADLTVLENLRYFAAALGMRGWRREDAVVRVVKEVDLASYADKLVARLSGGQYSRVSLAVALLNKPDLLVMDEPTVGLDPMVRRELWLVFQRLAEEGTTLLVSSHVMDEADRCDRLLLMRSGRLLAGADRETLLEHTGCDDVEEAFMHLVQAATEAEERARRRAATQSLLPALPGLLDQGGAPEAERAYFAADTAR
- a CDS encoding polyprenyl synthetase family protein — encoded protein: MAQITDPAPVGTFPRLGWVDDLLNPALRSAVAALPAAESRVAGYHRGWCEADGSPMATASRTGKSVRPALALLSAAAVGGSPELAVPGAVAVELVHDFTLLHDDVIDGDALRRHRPAAWSVFGTPAAVLTGDALLVSAMRVLADVAQARAAEAVKELVTALLELVEGQSRDVTFETAPKVSVAQYLAMAEGKTGSLIGCSCALGGILAGADGERVRGLREFGRRLGVAFQCADDILGIWGRTARSGKPVGADLAARKKSLPVVAALSGEGTAAERLRTLYAATHPLDERDVALARELVEEAGGREAAEQEARRQVSAALRALSWARPTPDTYRQLRDIAWAMTHRES
- a CDS encoding HNH endonuclease family protein, encoding MIVSLARACAAALLGTACTFALSCPAHAAKSLPLDQAVAALPQAAESRDGYERTSFTYWNAGANPDDGCDTRNEVLITEAVEPPSTGPGCKLKGGTWSSYYDARQVTSAAAMDVDHMVPLPEAWDSGASQWTAARREAYANDLADPRTLVAVSAAAHRSKADQDPAQWLPSNTKATCRYIVEWTAVKLRWSLTADTEERESLARLAEACPDTTVTYTPAP
- a CDS encoding GlsB/YeaQ/YmgE family stress response membrane protein translates to MTIISWIILGLLAGAIAKFLLPGRDPGGLIGTTLIGIAGAFIGGWISARWMDHPITKDFYDGATWAAAIGGSLVLLIAYRLLFGHSRD
- a CDS encoding YajQ family cyclic di-GMP-binding protein, whose protein sequence is MADSSFDIVSKVERQEVDNALNQAAKEISQRYDFKGVGASIAWSGEKILMEANSEERVKAVLDVFQSKLIKRGISLKALDAGEPQLSGKEYKIFASIKEGISQENAKKVAKTIRDEGPKGVKAQVQGEELRVSSKSRDDLQAVIALLKGKDFDFAMQFVNYR